Proteins from one Actinomycetes bacterium genomic window:
- a CDS encoding Ltp family lipoprotein, protein MLFVVFFCFAFIGCSGSLETVEPKEEVAEETAKEPEEGEENPNTTETSQYEDLIEEQIAVIEEQQEQLEEKDELIEELKRELSVAKSNLLAVEEDLNSTDTVEAEPEEEVAEEPAEEENVDSPGETDSATLGEKNAAKSALNYLAYAPFSYSGLVEQLKFEGYTHEEAVYGVDRCGADWNEQAALKAEDYLDYSSFSRTELIAQLEFEGFTRQQAEYGAQAVGY, encoded by the coding sequence ATGCTCTTTGTGGTTTTTTTCTGCTTTGCTTTTATTGGCTGCAGCGGAAGTTTAGAAACAGTAGAACCTAAAGAAGAGGTGGCAGAAGAAACGGCGAAAGAGCCGGAAGAAGGAGAAGAAAATCCAAATACTACTGAAACCAGTCAATATGAGGATCTTATAGAAGAACAAATCGCCGTAATTGAAGAGCAACAGGAACAACTTGAGGAAAAGGATGAGCTCATAGAAGAATTAAAACGGGAACTCAGTGTAGCTAAGTCTAACCTTTTGGCTGTTGAAGAAGATCTGAATTCAACTGATACAGTGGAAGCGGAGCCAGAAGAAGAGGTTGCAGAAGAACCTGCTGAAGAAGAAAATGTAGATAGCCCGGGAGAAACAGATAGCGCAACATTAGGTGAAAAGAATGCAGCAAAAAGTGCATTAAATTACCTAGCCTACGCGCCTTTTTCTTATAGTGGGTTAGTGGAGCAATTAAAGTTTGAGGGATATACACATGAAGAAGCAGTGTATGGAGTAGATAGATGCGGAGCCGACTGGAATGAGCAAGCAGCATTAAAGGCTGAAGATTACTTAGATTATTCGTCATTTTCACGAACTGAATTAATTGCTCAACTCGAATTTGAAGGATTTACAAGGCAGCAAGCTGAGTATGGTGCCCAAGCTGTTGGATATTAA
- a CDS encoding acyltransferase: MNDIYKKSRIAYLDNLKVLLTALVIIDHAAITYGPVGFWYFRQQTATSYPLAFIISLLQTFMIGLFFLIAAYFIIPSYNRKTPVDYFYSRLKKLGIPVILYMILISPLLAYISQIREGQKNFLTFYVRTVIHKQYITPGPLWFLQALLVFTITYLVIKAVGDRYLSSRYQTGRLNFPSNLNILLFILGLAALSFLTRIWFPIGTATGNLQLSFVFIYLALFVLGIISYRNHWLKNLNRRQALLWLILAAVFIPLWPVIMAGANAFSGNAALIYGGFNWQSAAYSLWESVVGMGLTMGLLYLFREKINLKTKFTSALSASAYAAIIVHPVIVVLLSFSLIDVNLGPILKFLLVSAAAVPLCFTAGFLLKKIPAVKHIL; encoded by the coding sequence ATGAATGATATATATAAAAAATCCAGGATTGCCTACCTGGATAACCTTAAAGTCCTGCTTACTGCCCTGGTTATAATAGACCACGCGGCAATAACCTATGGCCCGGTAGGCTTCTGGTACTTTCGCCAGCAAACAGCCACCTCCTATCCCCTGGCATTTATTATCAGCCTGCTGCAAACCTTTATGATAGGACTGTTCTTCCTAATAGCCGCCTACTTTATAATCCCCTCCTATAACCGTAAAACCCCTGTAGATTACTTCTACAGCCGCCTGAAAAAACTGGGTATACCGGTTATCTTATACATGATCCTGATAAGTCCCCTGCTGGCCTATATAAGCCAGATAAGGGAAGGCCAAAAAAATTTCTTAACCTTTTATGTTCGTACCGTAATCCACAAACAGTATATAACCCCGGGACCCCTGTGGTTTCTGCAGGCCTTGCTGGTATTTACCATAACCTATCTGGTAATAAAAGCGGTAGGTGACCGATACCTGTCTTCCCGCTACCAGACCGGAAGGTTAAACTTTCCCTCCAACCTGAATATCCTCCTGTTTATCCTGGGCCTGGCGGCCCTTTCCTTTTTAACCAGGATCTGGTTTCCCATAGGCACCGCTACCGGTAACCTGCAGCTGAGCTTTGTGTTCATATACCTGGCCCTGTTTGTCCTGGGTATCATCTCTTACCGTAACCACTGGTTGAAAAATCTAAACCGCCGTCAGGCCCTGCTCTGGCTGATACTGGCTGCAGTATTTATACCACTATGGCCTGTCATTATGGCCGGCGCCAATGCCTTCAGCGGCAATGCCGCCTTAATTTATGGGGGATTTAACTGGCAGTCTGCAGCTTACAGCCTGTGGGAGTCAGTAGTAGGTATGGGTCTTACCATGGGACTATTGTACCTGTTTAGGGAAAAGATTAACCTTAAGACCAAGTTTACATCAGCCTTATCTGCCAGCGCTTATGCAGCCATAATAGTGCATCCGGTAATTGTGGTACTTCTCTCTTTTAGTCTGATAGATGTCAACTTGGGTCCTATATTAAAATTCTTGCTGGTATCAGCAGCAGCCGTACCTTTATGCTTTACAGCCGGTTTCCTGCTTAAAAAGATACCGGCTGTAAAGCACATATTATAA